The genomic DNA AAGGGGGGAAGTGAAAAGCTGAGTGATGAAGCTATTGAAGATACGCTTGAGAAGGTACACCTTTGCGTAAAACTGTTTTTGCTTATCTCTTTTCTGCTCTCCTGGAATCGGTCCTGAATTTTATAATGTTGTTACAGGTTGTCAAATTGCTCGCTTATATAAGTGACAAGGATCTTTTTGCCGAGTTCTACAGGTTTATCTCCCATTCCAGTCTTGATTTATCTGTAAATCCGGCTTTTTGGCTTctgatctttgttttgcaaattttttgtttatactacCTTCCAACAACATAGTATTAGATTGACAAAACGTTGGAGTACTGAGTTACAagtgttttatttatggttgATTGCAGGAAGAAGCTAGCCCGTAGACTCTTGTTTGATCGCAGTGCTAATGATGATCATGAGAGAAGTATCCTTACAAAACTTAAGCAACAATGTGGTGGACAGTTTACTTCTAAGATGGAGGGCATGGTTAGTTTCCCTGTGTTTCTTATCTAAGTTGTACTTGCTCTGATTGTTTATGCTTTCTATATTATTTAATCTGTTGGTTACAGGTTACGGATTTGACATTGGcaagagaaaaccaaaacaGTTTCGAGGAATATCTAGGCAAAAACCCTGCTGCAAACCCAGGGATTGACTTGACCGTCACTGTTCTTACCACTGGTTTCTGGCCAAGTTACAAATCATTCGACATAAATCTACCTAGTGAAATGGtaaatgattttatgtttttcttatctTCTTGAAAATGAGAAAGGTTGCTCCAGATAGATCTAAATTCGTTTATTCTTTGCTTCAGATCAAGTGTGTTGAAGTCTTCAAAGGGTTTTATGAAACGAAAACGAAACACAGGAAGCTTACCTGGATCTATTCACTAGGAACTTGTCACATCAACGGGAAGTTTGATCAGAAGCCCATCGAGTTAATTGTGTCTACTTACCAGGTACCTTTTGTTTCTCAAGAAATGTTggtaattattttaattatttttaattattggcATCTGATGCCACGTTCTTTATATTTTTAGGCTGCTGTGCTTCTACTCTTCAACACAACTGACAAATTGAGTTACACTGAGATCTTGACTCAACTGAACCTAAGCCATGAAGATCTAGTTAGGTTGCTGCATTCTTTGTCATGTGCTAAGTACAAGATTCTCCTCAAGGAGCCAATCACCAAGACTGTCTCCCAGAGTGATGTCTTCGAGTTCAACTCCAAATTCACCGATAGAATGCGCAGAATCAAGGTTTGTGACATTAATGTTATTACTCAAATCTCTGTCAATCCACATCTTCTTTTACATATTTGTTAATCACTAACATCAACTTCGGTGTTTTGAATCACAGATCCCTCTTCCTCCAGTTGATGAGAGGAAGAAAGTCgttgaagatgttgataaaGACAGACGCTATGCAATTGATGCTGCCATTGTCAGAATCATGAAGAGCAGGAAAGTATTGGGACATCAACAACTCGTTTCTGAGTGCGTTGAGCAACTTAGCCGAATGTTCAAGGTAAacgaaatattatatatacacaattgAGGATGCTTTTAGTGATGAGTTTATGAAACTAATTGTGGATTTGTATGATTTTGTTGCAGCCTGATATTAAAGCGATCAAGAAACGTATGGAGGATTTAATAACAAGAGATTATTTGGAGAGGGACAAGGAGAATCCTAACATGTTTAGGTACTTGGCTTAGGGCGCAAAAACAACTGTGGAAGTGGTTGGCTCATGAAAGGTAGTGCACCGAAGCATCTGCTTGTATATTAGAAGTCCATATGGATACACTCCTTAAAAAGAATTTATCTCTTtcgttttcaattttcttaaaTTCTCTTTTGCTAAAAATTCGGAAGtgctgttttttcttttctttttttgggatgCAATTTGCCTTTTGGGAACTGTTTCTTGGATATTGAATGGAGATGGAGGAGATGCCTTAATGAATGAATCTCTGCTTTCAAGTATGTTCATTTGATATTCTTGTTATGAGTTTTATGTGTTACTGGCATAAACTTCAAAAGACAATTGTCATGTGCAATTGGCTTCGAAACAAGTACAAATAGGTTTTTAACTATATCAAATTAGATTGGAAGAAGAGAGTTGCATGAATTTATCACTGATAAAGTGACGCCAAAAACATGGTGGTGCTAAGAATTGAACTGCCATTCCATGAACGGCTTTAGAATTCTGAAGGAATCTGCAATGACCATACCAAAAAGATGAGTATTGGGTTTTACAAGCAATGGGGAGATACAATCATACAATATGCAAATCTTCTTAGTTCCTGCGACAAGTATTAATAAATCCGTGGCTGagctttgaaaacaaaattaatgagCTCACTAGTATATGTATCAAGATGGGACTTTAAATCCACTCGtatgtatttatttaatcaaaatgGACCTTTAAATCCACTCGTATGTATCAAGTATAATAAGTAAACTGGGCCTGGGCTTATTTTAGCAGGCCCAAAGCGCTTGTGGTCAATCCTGCGCCAGGTGATAGGAGTGTGAGATACACGAGTTCTGGCTCCttcgttttctcttcttctttcttctctctcagatcaacaaaaacaaaaaccttcgTGTGCGTCTCTCGTCCTCTAAGTTGTCGAAAATGCTAGCCAGGCTCGCCGCTAAGCGTCTTCTCGAGATCCGTCAAGTTTTCCGTCAACCAACCTCTCAGGTaggtatttttcaaaatttctctcgtttttttttttgtcaggcTCTTTTCCCGATCTCATACTCCGTTTGGTCATTTCTATCTTACAGGCGTCTCGTAGCTTATCGACGGCCTTAAACTACGTGAGTTGTTTGGATATTCTCTCGCTGatctttgcttttaatttttctgattttgaaaattaaattgacatttgatttttgttgttttgatgacTTATAGCATCTGGATTCTCCTGATAACAAACCCGATCTTCCATGGGAGTTTTCAGAGGCAAACAAATCTAAGGTCAGTCAGTGAAATTAAATCGCTTCTTGATTTGATAATGACGAAAAATTTACATTGCGTTGAACGAATTGGGGATTTTATTTAGTCTAAGTCTGTACGGGTACGAACTCCTTTTGGTTATGGTGGAAACAACAAATTTATACTGTTACGGGAAAATTTATGAATCTTTAGCTCTCGTTCCCTACTGATGATATATCTCTAACTAGAATCAGCTTCAAATATGTTTCGTCCCTACTCGACGGGTGGGTGTGTGTGACTTACATTGTCTTTCTACGTAAAGCAGAAAGAGTTTTTGAAACGTTTTGCTGGGAATTAAGGAATGGTTTGTATGATATCAACTCTCAACTAACATATTCATTGGCTTCTAATTAGTTAGCCGGTTTTATGGAATTAAACTACTAATATGTTCTTGTGCATTTGGTTCCAATTTACTGTAGCTTTTTGTCTGGCTGCACTAGTCGTGCAAAGAAAGTGAATTCTATTTTCCCATGCATCCAGATTTTCtggaattataatattttgttcaaACTGTGTAGGTTAAGGAGATACTCTCTTACTATCCAACGAATTACAAGCAGTCTGCAGTTATTCCGCTTCTAGATCTTGCACAACAGCAGCATGGAGGCTGGCTCCCTGTTTCAGCGATGAATGCAGTATGTTTTCGTTCTCTAAATATTGAAAGGATTGTGAAGAGGAAGTTCATAACAATACAACAACATTTTTGCAGGTTGCTAAAGTTATAGAAGTTGCTCCTATCCGTGTTTATGAGGTTGCAACATTTTACTCAATGTTCAACAGGGCAAAGGTAAGAAGTACTTACTACCCCATAAACTCAAGTCTCTACTGTGCTCGTCAAAAAACACATATCCCATACTCATATTTCATCTGCTCGTACAGGTTGGAAAGTATCACCTTCTAGTTTGTGGCACAACACCTTGCATGATCCGTGGTTCACGAGACATCGAATCAGCTTTGCTTGACCATTTGGGAGTGAAACGCGGTGGTAAATTTCTATTAGTGAGCTTTCattaaaaagcaaacaaaagcaTACGATGGTGTTCAGTCATAACAATATTCCGTATTATGTTTTTGCAGAAGTCACAAAGGATGGTTTGTTCTCTGTTGGAGAGATGGAATGCATGGTATATATTTCACATCACCTCTCTCCTTTCCGTAAATTGTGAACACTTGCAGAGCCATCACCTCGCATGAAAAGATAACAATATAAATCtcatgtgtttggttttgttacAGGGATGTTGTGTTAATGCACCCATGATCACTGTGGCCGACTATTCCAATGGATCAGACGGATATACATATAACTATTTCGTATGTCAATCTCATCGActaacttttcttttctcccgcaatattataattttttatgtgGTTTAAGATGGAAATAGTAAAATTGTATTTACTTGTCTTATGCTACAATACACAGGAGGATGTGACACCAGAGAAAGTTGTAGATATCGTTGAAAAGCtgagaaaaggagaaaagcCACCGGTAAGACATTAACCCAACCGATTGCATTTGAATACTTTCCTGATGTTCTTCTCGTACTACAGCGTACTATAGCATTGCATCCGTTGGGTAAAACAATCTGGTTGTATAACGGTATAGGGGTGCCCAATCTGGTTTCGGTTCACTTTGTTGAATTTTGGATTCTCCGGTTTTTATTCCCTGTTTGGTTTGTTccctgtttggtttggttttcggattgattttggttttaggttcagTTTAAACTAGATTGGACATACCCTCTAAGCCAAGACCCTAATCCAACTTCTCATGATGTTAACCTTTGTTTTTCAGCATGGAACTCAGAACCCGCAGAGGATCAAGTGTGGACCAGAAGGAGGAAATACGACACTGCTTGGAGAGCCTAAGCCACCGCAGTTCCGTGATCTTGACGCATGCTAAGCTAAGTTCTGTTCGCCGCATTTGTATGTGGTTTAATAACGCAAAGGCTATAGCGATGTTTGACGCCTGTAGCATCAAATTGAGTTTGCATTGTAG from Camelina sativa cultivar DH55 chromosome 2, Cs, whole genome shotgun sequence includes the following:
- the LOC104714255 gene encoding NADH dehydrogenase [ubiquinone] flavoprotein 2, mitochondrial gives rise to the protein MLARLAAKRLLEIRQVFRQPTSQASRSLSTALNYHLDSPDNKPDLPWEFSEANKSKVKEILSYYPTNYKQSAVIPLLDLAQQQHGGWLPVSAMNAVAKVIEVAPIRVYEVATFYSMFNRAKVGKYHLLVCGTTPCMIRGSRDIESALLDHLGVKRGEVTKDGLFSVGEMECMGCCVNAPMITVADYSNGSDGYTYNYFEDVTPEKVVDIVEKLRKGEKPPHGTQNPQRIKCGPEGGNTTLLGEPKPPQFRDLDAC